The following are from one region of the Geotrypetes seraphini chromosome 12, aGeoSer1.1, whole genome shotgun sequence genome:
- the TCTEX1D1 gene encoding tctex1 domain-containing protein 1 isoform X4, whose amino-acid sequence MSDVAKDKAARLLKKRGSVNYQSNPEVKAKENAGKNIDAISTVSYSEESGHYDEVVQPAVQMENTFQLVATVNNILEEVLTSYLQEERYEAELCRQMTKTISEFPRTFLKVIVVMATVLQKEGILVHPCLIDSSSLLRRALRQQGM is encoded by the exons ATGTCGGATGTTGCGAAGGATAAGGCAGCTCGTTTGTTAAAGAAAAGAGGTAGTGTAAACTATCAAAGCAACCCTGAAGTCAAAGCAAAAGAAAACGCTGGAAAAAATATAGA TGCTATAAGTACAGTGTCATATTCGGAAGAATCTGGCCATTATGATGAAGTCGTACAACCAGCAGTGCAGATGGAAAATACTTTTCAGCTGG TTGCTACAGTAAATAATATACTGGAGGAAGTGCTTACAAGTTACCTTCAAGAAGAAAGGTATGAAGCAGAACTGTGCAGACAGATGACTAAAACCATCTCAGAG TTCCCAAGAACATTTTTGAAAGTGATAGTGGTGATGGCAACAgtgctgcagaaagaaggaaTCTTGGTTCACCCCTGTCTGATTGATTCAAGCAGTCTGCTTAGGAGAGCACTGAGGCAACAGGGCATGTGA
- the TCTEX1D1 gene encoding tctex1 domain-containing protein 1 isoform X3, with amino-acid sequence MSDVAKDKAARLLKKRGSVNYQSNPEVKAKENAGKNIDAISTVSYSEESGHYDEVVQPAVQMENTFQLGPTKHFPVATVNNILEEVLTSYLQEERYEAELCRQMTKTISEFPRTFLKVIVVMATVLQKEGILVHPCLIDSSSLLRRALRQQGM; translated from the exons ATGTCGGATGTTGCGAAGGATAAGGCAGCTCGTTTGTTAAAGAAAAGAGGTAGTGTAAACTATCAAAGCAACCCTGAAGTCAAAGCAAAAGAAAACGCTGGAAAAAATATAGA TGCTATAAGTACAGTGTCATATTCGGAAGAATCTGGCCATTATGATGAAGTCGTACAACCAGCAGTGCAGATGGAAAATACTTTTCAGCTGG gcCCTACAAAACATTTTCCAGTTGCTACAGTAAATAATATACTGGAGGAAGTGCTTACAAGTTACCTTCAAGAAGAAAGGTATGAAGCAGAACTGTGCAGACAGATGACTAAAACCATCTCAGAG TTCCCAAGAACATTTTTGAAAGTGATAGTGGTGATGGCAACAgtgctgcagaaagaaggaaTCTTGGTTCACCCCTGTCTGATTGATTCAAGCAGTCTGCTTAGGAGAGCACTGAGGCAACAGGGCATGTGA
- the TCTEX1D1 gene encoding tctex1 domain-containing protein 1 isoform X1, which translates to MSDVAKDKAARLLKKRGSVNYQSNPEVKAKENAGKNIDAISTVSYSEESGHYDEVVQPAVQMENTFQLGPTKHFPVATVNNILEEVLTSYLQEERYEAELCRQMTKTISEVIKARVKDLMIPRYKIIVLIHIGQLNKQSMRIGSRCIWDTTNDTFSSYALQNGSLFAVANVYGVYFE; encoded by the exons ATGTCGGATGTTGCGAAGGATAAGGCAGCTCGTTTGTTAAAGAAAAGAGGTAGTGTAAACTATCAAAGCAACCCTGAAGTCAAAGCAAAAGAAAACGCTGGAAAAAATATAGA TGCTATAAGTACAGTGTCATATTCGGAAGAATCTGGCCATTATGATGAAGTCGTACAACCAGCAGTGCAGATGGAAAATACTTTTCAGCTGG gcCCTACAAAACATTTTCCAGTTGCTACAGTAAATAATATACTGGAGGAAGTGCTTACAAGTTACCTTCAAGAAGAAAGGTATGAAGCAGAACTGTGCAGACAGATGACTAAAACCATCTCAGAG GTTATAAAAGCCCGAGTGAAAGACCTGATGATCCCAAGGTATAAAATTATCGTGCTGATTCATATAGGACAACTCAACAAGCAGAGTATGCGCATTGGAAGCAGATGCATCTGGGATACTACGAATGATACATTTTCATCTTATGCGTTGCAAAATGGCTCCTTATTTGCTGTAGCTAATGTCTACGGTGTTTACTTTGAGTGA
- the TCTEX1D1 gene encoding tctex1 domain-containing protein 1 isoform X2 produces the protein MSDVAKDKAARLLKKRGSVNYQSNPEVKAKENAGKNIDAISTVSYSEESGHYDEVVQPAVQMENTFQLVATVNNILEEVLTSYLQEERYEAELCRQMTKTISEVIKARVKDLMIPRYKIIVLIHIGQLNKQSMRIGSRCIWDTTNDTFSSYALQNGSLFAVANVYGVYFE, from the exons ATGTCGGATGTTGCGAAGGATAAGGCAGCTCGTTTGTTAAAGAAAAGAGGTAGTGTAAACTATCAAAGCAACCCTGAAGTCAAAGCAAAAGAAAACGCTGGAAAAAATATAGA TGCTATAAGTACAGTGTCATATTCGGAAGAATCTGGCCATTATGATGAAGTCGTACAACCAGCAGTGCAGATGGAAAATACTTTTCAGCTGG TTGCTACAGTAAATAATATACTGGAGGAAGTGCTTACAAGTTACCTTCAAGAAGAAAGGTATGAAGCAGAACTGTGCAGACAGATGACTAAAACCATCTCAGAG GTTATAAAAGCCCGAGTGAAAGACCTGATGATCCCAAGGTATAAAATTATCGTGCTGATTCATATAGGACAACTCAACAAGCAGAGTATGCGCATTGGAAGCAGATGCATCTGGGATACTACGAATGATACATTTTCATCTTATGCGTTGCAAAATGGCTCCTTATTTGCTGTAGCTAATGTCTACGGTGTTTACTTTGAGTGA